ATGTCTACGACGAGCAACACCTAAGCACTAACCCACTACTCGAATTTCTATTCCCACACTCAGGCTACCCCATAAGCGATCAGTGGTGAGAACAGGTTGGTTAAGAAAAATACCTAATGCCAGACAAGCGCGATCGCCAAATGAAAGTCCGATTGATTTAGTAGCTGGACGCATCATTCCAGCCTTCAATGCTTGTTCTTCATTAAAAGGAATAACTTCAAGATTTAGATTGCCAAGAATTTGCCTAATATCTTCTGCCGGGATTCCTGCTTCTGCTAACTTGGCTATAACCTCGGATAAGTGGACAGCACTAATAGCTGCATTGCCAATGAACTGCGAAATTTCTTCGCTACCAGTTTCTTGATTGAGCAAAGCTAAAACAGCAGATGCATCCATGACAACCTCACTCACTCAAAGCCTCCAATCTTCGCTCCTGAATCAACTCTTCAGAAAGTTTTTTATTAGCAGGAATATATTGCCTGAAAAGATTTTGAGCATTTTTGACAGATATTTGAACTCGCTCATCGATTGGTTTTTCCTCTAGCACAAGCACAGCATTATATTCACCCACTGGCATATCTACTGGAGAATTGACTAACAATTTGCCATCGCTGGTTATGGTGACAATTATTTCTAATGTTTTCATAGTGAACTTATCTAGTTAGTCAGCCTAATAATTATATAAAAAATACCATGCCGCCTCAAGTTCTGTGCTTTAGCGATCGCACTATCCCAGAGAAAATCCCAACTCACCACTCTAACACTGGATCACACTCCTCAATCGGCGTTCCTTGTTAAGGAATGGCTAAAGAGTCTTAACCCATGCGCCGCTAGTTTCACTTGAAGGGAATATACTCAACGGCATTGATCCATTCCTCAATATCTGAAGCCTTTGCTATCAATTCTAAATCTTTAACGAATTGACCAATTGTGCCACCCAGTTGATGTCCAAAAATTAATCCTGAAAACTGTTTTCCTGCTATTTGCCAAGTTTCAGCTAAGACCCGAAAACGGATGTCTTGGGTAAATAGGACTAGTTTAAGTTCAGTCACTCTCTCTAATAATTTATCATCAGGGAGTTCTTGCGTATCATCGTCCAAAGCGGTTAAAACATCTATACCCCGACGACGCAATTGTGATGTGATAGCTTCAGGGACATGAACATCCATATATAGAGAAATAGGCACTTACAGCAGTCCTTTTGCTTTCATTCTGCTGTAAAAAGGGGATTGTACTGATGGGTTCTTGGTTTCTTGAACTTGTTCCCATTCTTCCCTAATTTCTTGGTCAACCTCTTCTTGGTGGTCAAAATAATAACCCATAGCCGCATGAGCTTCAGCGTGGCTTAAATAAGGATGTTGGCGACACATTTCTTCTACTGACCAACCATAGGCAAGATAGTCCATAACGATTTGCGCTACTCTAATCCGAGGAAAACGCTGTAATCTTGCCGGCTGATGCTCATTTTTTTCGATATGTGGATAACTCAGAGCTAACATATTATTTCATCTAGCTAAGTTGCCATATTTTTATAGTATAGGCTTGACTGCCTAAATCTCGTAATTTTTTAGCATGGTAATCCAGGTGTCATTTACCTTTGCGTTCTCTCATTATAGTTTGGCAGGACTAACAAGTTAGCACTGGTGCGATCGCTACGACTGGCTACGCACTGCTCCATCTACTCTATATAGTCCAATTTTCTGTTACTAAACCTGGAATTTTGCCGAAGTCACCAATATTTCGGGTCAATAATACTAAATTACGAGATATAGCGATCGCGGCAATTCTTAAATCCATCGTAGCAATTCTAACTTTTTGTTCTCGCAATTCCTCAAATACTGCGATCGCCCCAGCATCAAATGGTAAGATGGGAGCAGTTGCAAAACTTTCTAGAATCTCTAATAAAAGTGTATATCCGCGAGTAATATCCCGATTTGTCTGGGAACGATTGATGAAATTATGAGCACCAAGGACTTGCTCATGAAAACTAACCACCGATAAAGCAAAATCAGTGATTGGGTGTTGAGCCATCCTCAAGGTTAATCGACTAAACTCTGAACTAGAACGACGCTGTAAAAAACTGATGTGATCGGTATCAAGCAGATATTTCACCCTTAATCGTCATCCTCATTAACAGGTTTATCAGACTGACGAAAAGCACGTCCATATTCTAAAGCTTCCAGAAAAGCCTCCTCATCAGATACAGAACCAATGAGTTTTTCTAGCCAGTTCTCAGATATAGGCTTACTTTCAAGTTTATGCTGGAGGTCAAAAACCGCTTGTTCAAGAGTATTTAAACGTCGTTCAAGAGTTGCTTCGTCTAACATGGCTTCTCCTTTAATACATTGGTAATCCAGGTGTCATTTACCTTTACGCTCTCTCATTATAGTTTTGCAGGAGTAACAAGTTAGCACTGGTGCGATCGCTACGACTGTCTACACCTACGCACTTTCAATGTCTGGTAGTTTGTGACCGTATTTCTCGGCTGTTTCCAACCATAATTTTCTCGCAATTATCAATTTTTGTAACGTTTCTTCTAAAGTTTCACCTTGTGTTAAACATCCGCGTAAAGCTGGAATTTCAGCCACAAAACCACCTTCATCACAATTAAATATTCAGATGCTTTCATTATTTTAGCAATGTCATTTTTGGGATTATTTAATCCGAGATGAACAAGATTTTATGGTACAGTGTGATTACATCCATTATCATCCTTTCAAACATTGATTATCTGTAAATCCGCAAGATTGGCAGTTTTCAAGTATTCATAGATTTATTGAATAGGGAGTTTATCCTCCGAATTATGGAGTTGATGTAATTCTCGATATACAATCAAGCGATTTGTACGATTTCTAAATTCGTAGGGTGTGTTAGCGATAGCGTAACGCACCGATTAAATATCAATAAAAGATGGTGCGTTACATTTCATTAACGCACCCTACAAGATGAGCTTCATGAATTTTTTGTTTTTCTTCTAGATACATACCATATCCGAAACCTATACTCAGCATGATATAACTCAACTGCAAACAAGAACCAAATTAAAAACATAGCACTTATAATATCTGATGCTTCATAACCTTTTTTCATCAAAGTGCCTATAATTAATTCACTCTTGGGAATTAGTGCAAGAAATGGTACATACGTTATTGCAGCAGGTAAAGTAGCGAATACAGAAATAACAAAACCTAAAATAATTGTTTGCCAATTTCTAAACTTAAGCCATTGAGGAGGATTACTCCAAAATATTTTCAGCAATAGTAAATATAATCCTATCAAACTTAGATATATAACTAAAGATAATAATAAAAATAATAAAACAGGAAATAGAAGAAAGTAAGAGTCTGGAACTTGATTAACTAAAAGTTTTAAATATAAAAATAGAAAGTGATATATTTCAACAATTCCTACAATGGCTCCCATAAATGTTGGGATAGAAAGACCTAAAGCTCTCCAAATACATATTCCAATAATTTTAAGCTCACGACCAAAAAATATCCAGTAACTAATATAAAATACTGCAATTACAATCAGGTTTATAATAGACATTTAGTTACTCCTGTATATACTTTTTTAAAAATTAAGTATTGATAAAAGTAGCTATGTCAGTCAATTACAGCTTCATCAATAATTAATTTATCATACATACTATAAATTCAGTATGCTTTAAGTAAATTTACTGTAGAGACGCACCCTAAACGCCTCTACAAAAATCTAAACTACAAAACCTCCCTATCCAAATAAGGTTGCAACACCTCCGGTATTTTAACCGTCCCATCTGGTTGCTGATAATTCTCCAAAATCGCCGCCATAGTTCTGCCCACAGCTAAACCAGAACCGTTTAAAGTATGGACAAACTGCGTCCCCTTCTTACCAGCTTCCTTAAAGCGAATATCCGCCCGACGTGCTTGGAAATCAACACAATTAGAACAACTGGAAATTTCTCGATACTTCCCAGAAGAAGGCAACCATACTTCTAAATCATAAGTTTTCGTTGCCCCAAAACCTAAATCAGCAGTACATAAATTAATTACCCGATAAGGTAACTTTAAAGCTTGTAAAATTGCTTCGGCATTGACTACCAATTTTTCTAATTCATCAAAAGAAGAACTGGGATGAACAACTTTCACCAACTCAACTTTATTGAATTGATGCAGACGAATTAAACCCCGCATATCTCGCCCATAACTTCCCGCTTCTCGACGAAAACAGGGAGTATAAGCACAGTGATAAATTGGTAACTCTTCCGCAGCTAAAATTTCTCCCCGGTAAAGGTTAGTTACGGGAACTTCTGCTGTGGGTATCAACCACAATTCATCATCAGCACATTTAAAACTTTCTTCCGCAAACTTCGGTAACTGACCGGTTCCGGTTAAAGCATCAGTATTGACTAACAAAGGCGGACTAACTTCTACATAGCCGGCTTCGGTTTGCGTCTTCAGCATAAACTGAATTAATGCCCTTTCTAAAGCCGCACCCGCACCAACGAGAGTCACAAATCGACTTTGGGCAACTTTCACAGCTCGCTCAAAGTTGAGAATCCCCATTTTTTCGCCGATTTCCCAATGGGGAATAATCTTCGGGTTTTGCGGGAGATATTCATCACCCCAGCGTCGCACCTCTTGATTATCATTTTCACTTGTGCCTAGAGGTGTGAACTCACTGGGTAAATTAGGAAGTGCTAACACCAGGTGCTCAATTTCGGCTTTGATGATTTTTTCTTGGGGTTCCAGTTCACTTAATTCAGCTTTAACAGAGTTACCTTCGTCCCGCAAGGCTTGAATTTCTGGAGATTGAGAATCAGTACCAGATTTAATCTTTTGTCCTACAAGCTTACCAATTTCGTTACTGCGGGCTTGAAGTTTACTGCGTGTCCCTTCTAGTTCTCGTTGCTGCTTGTCTAACTGTAAAATCGGTTCAATGTCGTATTTACCACTACGACTGTTCAAGCGTTCTTGGATTAATTGGGGATTTTCCCGTATTTGCTTAATATCCAGCACAGATTTTTCTCGGTTTTTTGCCTAGGGTCTTCTTGCCAAAACATCAGCATATCCTGATTTTGGCTTGCTATAACAGGTATTGCCAATACAAAAATTTCGCTCTGCCAATCTTGTCAAAGCTACAAAATTCCATATTAATTCTACTTCTGACGAAACCTTTCAAGTCCGGGTAATGCGATTAAGCAGCCAAATGGACACTACAAGCCCTGCAAAGTGGGCTGAGACAGTATTGATATTTGCCTGTACGACAAGCATATCTAGACCGCTAATAATCCGCGTGGGGTCAAATAATTGAGTAGTTGCTGCTTGGGGAGATATAGACCTGGCTACCAATGTCCCCACGATCGCTTGTGAACCCAATAAGGTCACGAGCATTCCGACTAAATTAATCCACAGTCCCAGGCGTAGTACTTGCAAGCTCTCACTTTTTCGAGGGCGGTTACTGGGATTTGAGGATTGCAATTGGTTACCAATTCTGGTATATCGAAAAGCTATATAAATGCCGCCACCTAAAATCAGAATTCCGCAAACTGCTAAAAATACGCCAAACCCACTCCCAGGATTATTGCCTGTGCTATTTCGTTGCTGACTAAAGATGGCAAATAGCAGCACAATAATGGCAGAAACAACACCGAGGACTAATTGAATCCAAAAGCTAATCCAACCTGTCATCCGAAAGGTTTGGGCGATCGCGCGGAGAGTAGATGAAGACGATGGGCTGTCGGGGTTTTGTGACATACTGATCACCAATGTGCTAAGGACTTGTTAAATTTAATATCACACTTACAGATGGGATATGAGGATCTCAAGTCCAGATAGTCAGTGTTCAATGCTGATTTGATTGTGTCTACAAGCATATAGGTTTTCATCCCGACTTTTCACATGGCTGAATTTCTCAGGTTTTTTACTGGGATAATCACCGTAAAACAAAGTGTTTATTAACTTTTGCAGACAAAACGGCATTTTGCTTGTAGAATTTCTTCGATGGCATTTTATGCTTAGGCAGTTCTAAGCAGTTTGGCATCACTTGACACCTGGAAGGTGTCCAGGCGATCGCGCTTCGCGCAGTGCCGGGCAATCGCGTTAATTGCTCCTCTCCACAATACCTATAACTTGGGTAGGAGCGTAATTTTTGGCGCTCCACTGGCACATTAGTCCTGCGACTTTAGCCGTGTGGGTAATTTTTGTCATGTTTACCCTGGAAAAACCCTGCCAAAGTAGCCAGAGATAACTGCTTATTTTCTAGTAGCACTATATACTGTCTACCAGGATTGTAGATACCACTATTATCAGGCATTTTTTAGCCATTCACTAAACCATGAAACTTGAGGATATATATCAATTCTTTGAGAATCCTCCGCCAACTTATCTCTGTCAGGAACTAGCAGTTTGCTACATTTTGGATATTTTATTACAAGGTGAATCCTACGGAACTGAGTTGATCCAGCGATTGGAAACTGAATACCCTACCTATCGGCTTTCGGATACTGTACTTTATAGTGCGATCAAATTTCTCGAAGACGAAAGGGCGATTACTGGGTATTGGAAGAAACTCGAAGGGCGAGGTCGCCCCAGGCGGATGTACCAAGTTTCTCCAGAATGGCAAGAACGATCACAAAGTTTGGCCCATCTTTGGCATGATTACAGCAAGGGGAGAACAAATTAATGAATAATTGATCATAAATAAGTCTACTCCCATGAAAACAATAATAATTTAGTTATGGATACTGCAATTGTGCCATCTACATTGCTGCTCACCTTGTTGTTATCAGTTGGGCTGTTTTTCTTTATTCGGGCTTCCACCAAAGACCGCACAACAAAAGCACAACTTGTCTCTGAACAAGACGAAAATGCTTTAATGTCGAAGGTTAAGGAGTATTTTCGCTCACGTTCTTACCAAGTAGCAGCAATTGACCGAGAAAAAAATCAAGTCATTTTTGAAGGTTTTGTGCAACCTAGCTGGTTTTTAGCTGTGTTTTTAACACTGCTGGCATCTGCGGGTATGGCCTGTCTGGCATTGGTTTTATCGCTGCTGTTTCCTAATTTCGGTACTTGGTTTCTCGCATTGGTACTACTTTCACCTTTGAGCGGTCTGTTTTATTGGCAAAAAGCTGGAAGATTTGAGAAGGTATCGTTCCAGATAGAAAAAGCAACCCAAGGTGAACTTAGTTCTCCTAGTAAAATTACTATAATTGCCCATCGAGATGAACTGATGGAGTTACAGAGGGCTTTACAATTAAAATCTGCTGATTGACCAATAGTTCTTTAATGGTACAAACCCCCAGAATTATCTGTGGGTCGAACCAAGATCCAAAATCCAAAATCTAAAATCTAAAATCTAAAATTGTTTGACATGAGGGAGGAGGACAAGGTTTGCAGCTACATAAGTTTTCCCTACGACATGGCATCGCAGGGAAAAGATTATATATGCTTACAGAGCCTCTTGGGCAATCCATTGGAGGAGAGCGCAACTCAACTCTCACTTGCGGATGCATTTTGCTCTATCTGACTCCCCTCTGCATCATTTGACTAGAGATCAATTCACACAAACCAACGTGGTTTGAAAAGAAGTTGATTTTCCCATTAAGTCCCATTAATTGGACTGTATATGTTGGCAAATCAGTCACAAACTTAAAAAAAACCAAAACTTTGCATAAACTGAGCAACTTTACTAGTTAAATGATTGTCAGAAGCCACATTCACTCACTTTAAGATCACCATTTATGCTTTAGCGGCTAGCCATAGCTACTGGTTCCATACCTGCTGGAGATTCTAATGTCCGCAGGCTGGGAAACAAGAAATGGTTTTCTTCTACGTATTGAGCGCCAAACAGTCCCTTTTCTGCCCAGAAATAACGGTCTGTAGTGTGTTCATTTCGCTTTACAAGTAGCAATGCTGGTGGCGCGATCCCTTCAGCTTGAATGAATTTTCTCGCTGCTGTTACCGGTTTTTCTTCGCCACTTTCGATGCTATATTGAGGCACGTGTTCTAGAATGCGTCGCCCTTCTTGGCGACGACGACTTTTCCGCTTACGTCTTCTTGCCAACCTATTTTCCTCCTCTTTCAAGCTATAGATTGTAGTTATAGCTACAAAATCCGTCGCAATTATATAAGTTCTAGTTCAAAATATCAAGTGTTCTTAAACTTTTGATACAGAAAAATAACATTTGAAATTGGTAAAGCATATAATCCCCCGGTGCAAACCATTACTGCAAAGATTTAGTTAAGCTTTATTCAAAGAGTGAGAAAAAATAAAGCAACTTTCTTCTATCTTCCCTCAAATTCTGTGATCCTGAGCAAAAGCTAAAAAATGTTAATGTCTGCCAGTTCAGATTTTGTTGCTCTATGCCGAGAGCAAATAGCACTGCTAACCCAAGGGCTGGGCGCATCTTTAAGTGTTGTTTACTTAACACAAGAATTGGTAGATGCTCCTGCTAGTGAGGCCAAACTAATTCCTGTGGTGGTTTTCCCGGAGACAGCAGTATTACGATTAGGGGAAGAAATAGCTGAGTCCACTGTTGCGGATGTTTTGGTACTACCTCAGCAACAGAGTAAGTTATTGACAGCTGGGACGGGATCACCTATTTCATCACAGGAGACAACGAAACCAGATGCTGAACAACCGGATTTAAAAGCGGAATCTCGGCTGAGTGAACACCAAATTGTGTTGCCTCTAATTCATGAGGGTGTGATGATGGGGCTATTGGTGACGGGTAGAGAAGATAGGGATTGGAATGAAAAAGAGCAAAGCGAAATTCAGAAAATAGTCCAGACGCTAGCGATCGCCTGTATTCTAGATCAACGTCGCGCCTGGTTACAGCATCAGCTACATCAACAACAAATTCTCCAAGAACAGCAGCGAGATTTACTCGATAACCTCCTGCACCAGTTTCGTAACCCTTTAACGGCATTACGTACCTTTGGCAAACTGCTATTAAAACGGCTGCGACCAGGTGATCCCAACCATGATGTCGGAGCGAATATCGTCCGGGAAAGCGATCGCCTGGAAGAATTGCTGCGACAATTTGATCAAGTAATTGACTGGACAGAGGCAGATTTCGCGCCGTTGTCATTGCCTGAACAGGAAGTATTTGTAGAAGCAACTGTGGAAAGAGAACCTAAACCAGCACTATTATTGCCGGGAACGGGAGAAAAAGAAACTGATTGCTTTGTAGTGGATTTATTAACACCATTATTAGTGTCAGCGAAAGCCATAGCACAGGATCGCCATCTACAACTGAAAACAGAAATCCCGCGGAATTTGCCCCTGGTACAGGCTAATGTCAAAGCCTTACAAGAAGTATTGAGCAATATCATTGATAATGCTCTAAAATACACTCCACCGGGCGGTAAGATTGTCATTCAGGTAGGGCAAGAAAAAGCTCATTTTCAAGGAATTGCTATTAGTAATACTGGGTCTGGGATTCCACTAGAAGATTTAGCACATTTGGGAGAACGCCATTATCGGGGAGTACAAGCGCAAACTGAAATTCCTGGTAGTGGTTTGGGGCTAGCGATCGCCAAGCAATTAATCACACAAATGCAGGGCGAAATTGAAATTTTCAGCCCTGCAATTAATTCAACTATGTCTTCAACCGATGCACCCGGAACTACTTTTATAATTTGGTTACCTATGAGGAAGCAGGGGAGCAGGGCGCAGGGGAGCAGGGAGCAGGGAGCAGGGGGGAAAGATTATGAATTCCCAATGACCAATGACCAATGACCAATACCCAATACCCAATACCCAACACCCAATGACTATTTAACTGAAACTAGGAACTGTTGATTGATTGTCATTTGTAAATCGGTATTTGGTGCGATGGTGATTAAGTCAACGCTGTTTCTACCAAAGAACAGACCAATCAAACCACCGATAGCCGCACCACCCAGGACTTCTTCTGTAGCGACTGCGCGATCGCCTGTGACAGCAGACACCGCAGCCGCAGCACCAGCACCTAATACAGTATTCTTGATAATTCCACTGGTGCTAGTACCCTTTCTAATGGTTTCAGTTTTAGTAATTACTTCTGAAGAAGCGTTAATCGGATACTCTTCACCTGTGGTCAAAATGAGTTTTTCCGCCACGAATTGAGAACCGCCTTGAGCTGGTTGGAGTTTACCAACAACTCGACTACCAGCCGGAATAACTACAGTTCCTTCTTGGGTCACTACACTTTGGTCTACTGTCAAAGTCAAAGGTGCTGTTTCATCTTTGGTCACCAGAATTTTTTCTGCCTGATCATACTTCACAGGAATAGCAGTTCCTTGGGGAATGGTCACAGATACAGGTGTGGGTGTGGTAGGTTGCAGAGCGACGATATAGGGAGAATTAATTGCTGAGGCTTGACCAGAACGGACTAAAGCCTGATAGATAAAAGCTGCTACCTGTGCGCGTGTGGCTGTTGCAGTGGGATTCAGGAACTGAACGTTAGGATAGTTCACTACCATTCCCTGTTCAGTGGCGGCGGCGACGGGACTACGCGCCCAGTCAGCAATATTAAAGTTATCACTGAAAGTTTGCAGCGTGGTTTGGGTATTAGCAGTGGGCGAATAATCGAGACCGTTGGCTAAAGCCACCAAAACCTGTTGGCGGGGAATAGCTTGATTAGGCTCAAAGCGATTACCGGGATATCCTGATAAGAAGCCGATGGTATAGGATTGTCGAATCGCATTAGATGCCCAAAAATTACTGGGGACATCCACAAAATTAATTGCTTGCCGTTCTGCTGCTTTTGAGAAAGCGTTGTTAATCATTGCCGCAAATTGAGCGCGGGTTACTGCTTGTTCGGGACGGAAACTACCATCAGGAAAACCAGCAATTACTCCTCTTTGTGACAATTGTGCAATGAACGGTGCTGCCCAATAGTTAGACTGAACATCAGAAAAGCTGGTTTGAGCGGTTTGAGCTAAAGATGGTGCAGCTGTGATCAAGGGTGCTACAGTGCCTGCTGTGACGCTCAAAGCCATAAGTGCAGCAGTTCCAGATTTCCAACCATTTAAATGTAACATTGTGTTTTACTCCAGTAAATTTAAGTTTTTTTTCTCTTACCTATTTTGACAAGTTACGTGATTAAAAGTTCCGCATTTTTTCTTTTTAATCTGTAACCTAGCAACCTTTAATAATTTGTAAATTTCGTATTTCTACTATTAATAATTAATAGCTATACCATTCCTGGATGACAATTATCCTAATTAACCTAAGTTGGCATAATTTGGTTGTCAGCTTGTGGCACTTCATCTTGTGGTCTAATCAAAAGCAGGCTGGGAGAACTCGATTGAGCGCTTAGTCCACAGTGATCACAGAGAATTGGTATTGATATTAATGTTTTACAAATTGCAATTGGATTGCCCGCTCAAGTGCGTTTTAACTTGGGTTTGATAGTTGGTTAATCATTCAATGAGTGATTACGAACAACAGCAAGCTCAAACGAACTTATATATTTACTGAGACGCGACAGCAATAAAAATAGTTGCAATTGCTATGAAATATTTTTGACTCTTTCTCTATGAGGATTCAACTAGCTCTGATGTCTGTCTTTTGGTATAGACAGGGACAAACATTCTAAAACCCCGGCTTTCTAGATAAACTGGGGTTCGGAAGTATGGACAGGCTCACAAATGACGAGAAAAACGTTGCTGAATTAATGTATGAATCGTTAAGCAATAGCACTCCTCTCAGCCCCCTAAATCCCCCAAAATTGGGGGACTTTGAAGGTTTGGTTCCCCCCAGAATTGGCGGGCTAGGGGGGCAAATCATACTCCTATTCAGCAACGCCGCAAAAATGAAGCGATCGCCTACTCGATTTACAGTAGCGATCGCTTATGGGAGATAATTAAAATCACGGCGGTAATAGAGTCAAGCTTAATAACGCTCTATGACTAAATTAGAATTAAGTGCCAGTCGCAAATCTTGTTCTGGTCTTAAGACGAATACCTCAGCTTGTTCTTTCCGTAGCAGGACACTGGCTAAAGCACCAGCCGCCGCACCACCCACAGGTTCTAAAATTTCAATTCTGCGGTTACCTGTAATTAATGAAATTGCCGTAGCAGCACCAGCACCAATAGCCGCATCTGTCAATATTTTGCCGCTATTATTGCGGCTAACTTTTTCGGTTCTGGTCACTATCCCAGAAGAAGCATTAATTGGCTGGCGACGGCCAGAGGGAAAGACTAATTCCCGTGCTACGAATTGCACACCTCTGATATTGTCATTATTTCTGTTTGTACCATTGAAATAGACAGGTTCTAGCCGTCCTACAACTTCAGTCTCTCTAGGAATTAAGACATTTCTCTGACTATCGGTGATGTCGCTGGAAATTTTCAATGTCAGGTCTAATGATTCCCCACGAGTCACAACCACTTGCTCTTTGTCGGATCTCACAGGAAAACTGACGTTGGCGTTAGCAGGAATTGTGACTGTTCTCGATTGTTGCCCAATTGATCTCGGTTGCCCAATATTATACTGAGCATGAGCAGGAGCAAAGGCCATCATGGGAGCAACGGCAGTGGTAGTAATTGCCATTGTCATGAGTGCGGCGGTTTTAGATTTCCATTGATGCAGGGTAGTCATAATGATACTTGCACTTTATGTCTGTAATGTATGATCTGACGAGGATTTACGGTAATTGTTTCTAATTTTGTTGAACCGTGACTATAGTCATAGGTCAATGAAAATTTTTTCCGAGATCAGCAAAATCATTTGCCTAATATGAAAAAGGTAGTGATCATATTGTTAATTTTCGTAAAATTACTGACTTCAAGACTAGAATAGTGATAATCACATAGCTAAACTATCAAAGAGTGCATCTGTACTGCTAGTTTGTAAAACATTAGATGTGGCGCTATAGCCTCAATGATTCCAGTACAACTTATCCTCAAAAATTTCCTCAGTTACCGTGATGCAACTTTAGATTTTCGCGGTTTGCATACGGCTTGTATTTGTGGTTCTAATGGTGCTGGTAAATCTTCTCTTTTAGAAGCAATCACCTGGGCAATTTGGGGTGAAAGCCGTGCCGGTGTTGAAGATGATGTGATTCATTCAGGTGCGAAAGAAGTTCGAGTTGATTATATTTTCCAATGTAATCAGCAAAAATATCGGGTAATTCGTACACGAGTTCGCGGGGCTAGTGGTG
This genomic interval from Nodularia sp. LEGE 06071 contains the following:
- a CDS encoding S-layer homology domain-containing protein — protein: MLHLNGWKSGTAALMALSVTAGTVAPLITAAPSLAQTAQTSFSDVQSNYWAAPFIAQLSQRGVIAGFPDGSFRPEQAVTRAQFAAMINNAFSKAAERQAINFVDVPSNFWASNAIRQSYTIGFLSGYPGNRFEPNQAIPRQQVLVALANGLDYSPTANTQTTLQTFSDNFNIADWARSPVAAATEQGMVVNYPNVQFLNPTATATRAQVAAFIYQALVRSGQASAINSPYIVALQPTTPTPVSVTIPQGTAIPVKYDQAEKILVTKDETAPLTLTVDQSVVTQEGTVVIPAGSRVVGKLQPAQGGSQFVAEKLILTTGEEYPINASSEVITKTETIRKGTSTSGIIKNTVLGAGAAAAVSAVTGDRAVATEEVLGGAAIGGLIGLFFGRNSVDLITIAPNTDLQMTINQQFLVSVK
- a CDS encoding conjugal transfer protein TrbI — its product is MTTLHQWKSKTAALMTMAITTTAVAPMMAFAPAHAQYNIGQPRSIGQQSRTVTIPANANVSFPVRSDKEQVVVTRGESLDLTLKISSDITDSQRNVLIPRETEVVGRLEPVYFNGTNRNNDNIRGVQFVARELVFPSGRRQPINASSGIVTRTEKVSRNNSGKILTDAAIGAGAATAISLITGNRRIEILEPVGGAAAGALASVLLRKEQAEVFVLRPEQDLRLALNSNLVIERY